One genomic window of Phragmitibacter flavus includes the following:
- a CDS encoding FkbM family methyltransferase, with protein sequence MKATRLILRNQVRYFLVKIGLFRFVRNCLYRLRKNDTHHQLLQFYSKLIGPGDLVFDVGANRGQSAEVFSNLGAHIIAFEPQTELHSEIRHVCRPTNHLLILPLGLGETEESRTLFISSFDQTSSLRSDWEGDTVGSSTISVSTLDRQIAIHGRPHYCKIDAEGWELQILRGLSHPIPLISFEFHSSPSELPSAKLALDQISTLGAYDCNFREASSAKMALTDWMPVNDFQRSFPNSLGVDLTEGYGDIFCRLRSENDRIAFH encoded by the coding sequence ATGAAGGCAACCCGACTGATACTACGAAATCAGGTTCGCTATTTTCTGGTCAAGATTGGACTTTTCCGGTTTGTCCGGAATTGCCTCTACCGACTCCGCAAAAACGATACCCATCATCAACTGCTTCAATTCTACAGCAAACTCATCGGTCCAGGTGATCTGGTTTTCGATGTGGGAGCCAACCGTGGACAGAGTGCCGAAGTCTTCTCAAATTTGGGAGCTCACATCATCGCTTTTGAACCTCAAACTGAACTTCACTCAGAAATCCGTCACGTCTGCCGTCCTACGAATCATCTATTGATTTTGCCCCTCGGACTTGGTGAGACCGAGGAATCTAGAACTCTCTTCATTTCCTCATTTGATCAAACCTCATCACTCAGAAGCGATTGGGAGGGAGACACCGTTGGATCGTCCACTATCTCAGTATCAACATTAGATCGACAAATTGCAATACACGGCAGACCTCACTATTGCAAAATCGATGCTGAAGGCTGGGAATTACAAATCTTGCGAGGACTAAGTCATCCAATACCACTGATCTCCTTTGAATTTCATAGTTCACCTTCTGAACTTCCATCCGCAAAATTGGCTCTTGATCAAATTTCCACTCTTGGAGCCTACGATTGCAATTTCAGAGAAGCAAGCTCCGCCAAAATGGCGTTGACTGATTGGATGCCAGTCAATGATTTTCAGCGGAGTTTTCCGAACTCTCTGGGAGTCGATCTCACGGAGGGGTATGGAGATATTTTTTGCCGGCTT
- a CDS encoding glycosyltransferase family 4 protein, whose amino-acid sequence MSRINLPAPRYIVAQTGARRGYAVPYILHQAGLLERLYTDVSGNSGWGKWLAWGRFLPVAGEKFRRLINRRIPEELLPVTFTFARPNLRWVWKSVWSRKDPDTRSKLDLERNVDLGLAASTYGYGKATHLYIMLSEFTPMLQDARQRGLKVVSEVYILVSTSKLISEERRKFPEWEPKSADHEKIVYKYGFERSPLTHADFYICPSECVADDLVENWNISRNLTAIVPYGVKAEWLTLQPNPIPGRILFVGTAELRKGIHYLAMAAAELTRQGYHYEFRVAGHVEDSIRNQSICDHLTFLGRIPRSQIKEEYQQADIFVLPSLAEGSAEVTYEALASALPVVTTMDSGSVARDGIEGIIVPKRDVNALVEAIKSLVENRERRDLLSVAARKRASEFTWEQYGERLVRALLSMPEKQTQGSTY is encoded by the coding sequence ATGTCACGGATAAATTTACCCGCCCCGCGCTACATCGTGGCTCAAACTGGGGCACGACGAGGCTACGCTGTCCCCTACATTCTGCATCAAGCAGGATTGCTGGAACGCCTGTATACCGATGTCTCAGGTAATTCCGGTTGGGGGAAATGGCTGGCTTGGGGAAGATTTCTTCCTGTGGCCGGAGAGAAATTCCGTCGATTGATTAATCGAAGAATTCCGGAAGAATTGCTCCCAGTTACTTTCACGTTTGCACGCCCCAATCTTCGTTGGGTGTGGAAAAGTGTGTGGAGCCGCAAAGATCCAGACACTCGATCCAAGTTAGACTTGGAAAGAAATGTCGATCTTGGCCTGGCGGCTTCGACTTACGGTTACGGAAAAGCAACTCATTTATACATCATGTTGAGCGAGTTTACTCCAATGTTGCAGGACGCCCGGCAACGAGGGCTAAAAGTCGTTTCTGAAGTCTACATCCTTGTCAGCACCAGCAAGCTTATCTCGGAAGAACGCAGAAAATTTCCGGAGTGGGAACCGAAATCTGCGGACCACGAGAAGATTGTCTACAAGTATGGCTTTGAACGCTCACCTCTTACCCATGCGGATTTTTACATCTGCCCTTCAGAGTGTGTCGCCGATGACTTGGTTGAAAACTGGAACATTTCGCGCAACTTGACGGCCATCGTTCCTTATGGAGTGAAGGCCGAATGGTTGACCCTGCAACCCAATCCCATTCCAGGGAGGATTTTGTTTGTAGGAACTGCCGAACTAAGAAAGGGTATTCATTATTTGGCTATGGCTGCGGCTGAGTTGACTAGGCAAGGCTATCACTACGAATTTCGTGTTGCCGGACACGTCGAGGACTCAATACGAAATCAATCCATCTGCGACCACCTTACGTTCTTGGGTAGAATTCCCCGCTCACAAATCAAGGAAGAGTATCAGCAGGCGGACATTTTTGTGCTTCCATCATTGGCAGAAGGATCTGCGGAAGTGACTTACGAAGCTTTGGCTTCGGCACTTCCTGTCGTTACGACAATGGATTCGGGATCGGTCGCCCGCGACGGGATCGAAGGAATCATTGTTCCAAAGCGGGATGTGAATGCGCTTGTCGAGGCGATCAAATCACTGGTCGAGAATCGCGAACGCCGGGATCTACTGTCGGTTGCCGCCCGCAAGCGCGCCTCCGAGTTTACATGGGAGCAGTATGGTGAGAGGCTTGTGAGGGCTTTATTGTCCATGCCAGAGAAGCAAACTCAAGGATCAACTTATTAA
- a CDS encoding glycosyltransferase family 2 protein produces the protein MDVTVMITSRNRCEVLRRTLLRLSQMNPPPKEILITADGCTDETAVMVQQNFSHCQLTINSSGLGSIASRDHMLRRATGELVLSLDDDSYPLDDDFFARLPILFEAHPEASVITFPELRDGGGFANSSQSPDSEGHYVSAYANAVAAMRRSFYLKSPGFPGMFFHCYEEPDYALQSYGQKRGVWFEPSMVIRHHYTSVNRSELKNHHYNARNELWSVWIRCPLPWVFPVSFYRIVRQLLHSATQGPLWIAKEPVWWWSALKGLGRCLQLRSPIAWPTYFRWMRLARNPIHHVSDFREKFGLATEIA, from the coding sequence ATGGATGTCACGGTCATGATCACCAGCCGAAACCGTTGCGAAGTGCTTCGGCGGACACTGCTGCGCCTTTCCCAGATGAATCCCCCGCCAAAAGAGATTCTTATCACGGCGGATGGATGCACTGATGAAACGGCAGTCATGGTTCAACAAAACTTCAGTCACTGTCAGCTCACCATCAACTCTTCCGGTCTTGGCTCAATCGCTTCGCGCGATCACATGCTGCGACGGGCCACGGGCGAACTGGTGTTAAGTCTCGATGACGACAGCTACCCTCTTGACGATGATTTTTTCGCTCGCCTGCCCATTCTCTTTGAGGCTCATCCTGAAGCGTCCGTCATCACGTTTCCAGAACTGCGTGATGGGGGGGGTTTCGCGAATTCATCCCAGTCTCCAGACAGCGAGGGTCATTATGTGTCTGCATACGCCAACGCGGTTGCGGCCATGCGGCGAAGTTTCTATCTAAAATCTCCCGGCTTTCCGGGTATGTTCTTCCATTGTTACGAAGAGCCAGACTATGCCTTGCAATCTTATGGCCAAAAGAGAGGCGTTTGGTTCGAACCCTCCATGGTGATCCGCCACCACTACACAAGCGTCAACCGAAGTGAACTCAAGAATCACCACTACAATGCGCGCAACGAGCTTTGGAGTGTCTGGATTCGGTGCCCTCTGCCATGGGTGTTTCCGGTTTCCTTTTATCGAATCGTGCGGCAGCTTTTGCACTCGGCCACCCAAGGGCCCCTTTGGATTGCCAAAGAGCCAGTATGGTGGTGGTCAGCCCTCAAAGGACTCGGAAGATGTTTGCAGCTTCGTTCTCCCATTGCTTGGCCCACCTACTTCAGATGGATGCGTCTTGCGAGAAATCCCATCCATCATGTCAGCGATTTTAGAGAGAAATTTGGCCTCGCCACGGAGATTGCATAA
- a CDS encoding glycosyltransferase family 4 protein translates to MRHEKPGDCRVLVLQNGARHNYAVPLALARSGMLGGFYTDACGNEGLGKRVSLLSHLPKFGTSFKLLKNRTVPHEVLPYTRSFPVGAMVENLITAKIANYTDAHALGLLMAWEGDRDCNMIYSSQGWSPQFLRRVQTKRKHVVSEIYVKPTLSRIHEQEQVLFPDWENIKPPASTIALEKFRDGLCKFSDDLITPSISVKEDIIKERLFPEDRIHVVPYGIGDEFFSIENQPVAGKILFVGSCTISKGFHYFAEATQIVSKVSQPSPHQYTAAGNATQLVKQQPACNQIKFLGRVPRFEIDQLYADADILVFPTLSDSFGSVVLEAMAAGVPVICSPYCADIVEHGVSGFVVEPRDIEALSAAMIKLTTDRNLRRSMSEAARIRARQYTWENHQKTLTKTLLSLHDAGRSDK, encoded by the coding sequence ATGCGTCATGAAAAACCTGGTGACTGCCGTGTTCTCGTTCTTCAGAACGGTGCCCGCCATAACTATGCCGTCCCATTGGCTCTTGCCAGGAGTGGCATGCTCGGAGGCTTTTATACCGACGCCTGCGGAAATGAGGGACTGGGAAAAAGAGTCTCGCTATTGTCACACCTTCCAAAATTTGGCACTTCGTTTAAACTCCTGAAAAATCGAACGGTGCCCCATGAAGTCCTCCCCTACACGCGCTCATTTCCTGTAGGGGCGATGGTGGAAAACCTCATCACAGCCAAGATTGCAAATTACACCGACGCCCACGCATTGGGACTGTTAATGGCATGGGAGGGGGATCGCGATTGTAACATGATCTATTCTTCCCAGGGATGGTCCCCACAATTTTTAAGGCGTGTTCAGACGAAAAGAAAACACGTTGTCTCAGAAATCTACGTCAAGCCAACCTTGTCCCGCATTCATGAACAGGAGCAGGTCCTTTTTCCAGATTGGGAAAACATCAAACCTCCGGCATCAACGATCGCCTTGGAGAAATTCCGTGATGGTTTGTGTAAATTTTCCGATGACTTGATAACACCGTCGATTTCAGTCAAAGAGGATATCATCAAAGAGCGCCTGTTTCCTGAGGATCGAATTCATGTGGTTCCTTATGGAATAGGCGACGAATTTTTCAGCATTGAGAATCAACCAGTTGCTGGAAAGATCTTATTCGTCGGAAGCTGCACCATCTCAAAAGGGTTTCATTATTTTGCGGAGGCCACGCAGATCGTTTCCAAGGTTTCTCAACCCAGCCCACATCAGTATACTGCGGCGGGCAATGCGACTCAACTGGTGAAGCAGCAACCAGCTTGCAACCAAATCAAATTTTTAGGACGGGTTCCAAGGTTTGAAATTGATCAGCTCTATGCTGATGCGGACATCCTGGTCTTCCCCACCCTCTCCGACTCGTTTGGAAGCGTTGTTCTCGAAGCCATGGCAGCCGGTGTCCCGGTCATCTGTTCCCCGTATTGTGCGGACATCGTTGAGCACGGCGTCTCCGGTTTCGTGGTGGAACCCCGGGATATTGAGGCGTTGTCGGCTGCCATGATCAAATTGACAACTGACCGCAATCTCAGACGAAGCATGTCAGAGGCAGCCCGCATTCGCGCCCGCCAGTATACGTGGGAAAACCATCAGAAAACACTGACTAAAACCTTGTTGTCCCTGCACGATGCTGGTCGTTCAGACAAGTAA
- a CDS encoding glycosyltransferase family 4 protein — protein sequence MRIVLAGTLNGHGGIQTHLFWLARALLEAGNKVSIISLSGALTDYDIERADQLQKFGDFSLLTPRRTNSNQRRNGLATFITIIKDLRQLKPDIYLACGTGWNLFLPAILSLSCPVRVFHEVMSGHSVGSLDSRQAVRFGFHHVVAQASAVARVFKQQFGWSAPVPVLPAFPEPLEITASLPAVSQQSIPAGNIRAAFFGRLVPHKGALWLAQQWPRLSRYLSELHIYGTGPDQQPIKELIDSNGWSRSVECKGQYPSGQAYANLLSSYDLTLLPTTGNEGAPLVLLESMACGVPFVAYGVGGIPDYANPDCLIADSTSPESFLDAVFCISDRFASREINQSRLQLHYLENFSFQKLADQWLNYMASTTAGLSDDQH from the coding sequence ATGCGGATCGTTCTCGCAGGCACACTTAATGGACATGGAGGCATCCAGACCCACCTCTTTTGGCTCGCCAGAGCATTGCTGGAAGCAGGCAACAAAGTGAGCATCATCTCACTTTCAGGTGCTCTCACTGACTACGACATCGAACGTGCCGACCAGCTTCAAAAGTTCGGCGACTTCTCGCTGCTTACCCCACGTCGAACGAACTCCAATCAACGTCGGAATGGATTGGCAACTTTCATCACCATCATCAAAGATCTTCGGCAACTTAAACCAGACATCTATCTCGCCTGCGGCACCGGTTGGAATTTGTTTTTGCCCGCTATTTTGAGCCTGTCCTGCCCTGTCAGAGTCTTTCACGAAGTCATGTCTGGCCATTCTGTGGGCTCGTTGGATTCACGACAAGCGGTTCGCTTCGGCTTTCACCATGTCGTTGCCCAGGCATCAGCAGTTGCCCGCGTATTCAAACAACAATTTGGCTGGTCAGCACCTGTTCCTGTCTTGCCAGCTTTTCCTGAACCTTTGGAAATCACGGCCTCCCTCCCTGCTGTCAGTCAACAATCGATCCCGGCGGGCAACATTCGAGCGGCATTCTTTGGTCGTCTGGTTCCTCACAAAGGCGCTCTTTGGCTCGCGCAACAGTGGCCCCGATTGAGCAGGTATCTCTCTGAACTGCACATCTACGGAACTGGCCCCGACCAGCAGCCGATCAAAGAACTCATCGATTCGAATGGTTGGAGCCGGAGCGTTGAATGCAAAGGTCAGTATCCCTCAGGACAAGCCTACGCCAATCTGCTCTCATCTTACGACCTCACTCTGCTGCCGACGACTGGCAATGAAGGCGCACCTCTGGTTTTGTTGGAATCCATGGCATGCGGGGTTCCATTTGTTGCTTATGGAGTCGGCGGAATTCCAGACTACGCCAATCCCGACTGCCTGATCGCCGACTCAACCTCGCCAGAGTCCTTTCTGGATGCGGTGTTCTGTATTTCTGACCGTTTCGCTTCCAGAGAAATCAATCAGTCACGCCTCCAGCTTCATTACCTGGAAAACTTTTCTTTTCAGAAGCTCGCCGATCAATGGTTAAATTATATGGCCTCAACAACAGCCGGCCTTTCCGATGATCAACACTGA
- a CDS encoding FkbM family methyltransferase yields MWHRIQFSTGLTNTVTIRDQWTVRCHPTAKKHFEVFQDDPVQSAELDAFLQNCPPGIQLLDIGAHYGFFAAAAIRFGGPAARVLCIEASPKAAKILQTTIALNQLEHCVQSINVAMGPEDGLLPMLTTGPLAGDYFVVPAETRADVTMVPQRSLASIIQETGFSPTHIKFDIEGFEYEVIEAAIQTLQQHHPIIFLELHGDALHARGKNPGDVLQMLQNAGYNHFLLNDSEITEKDLHHLGFNCRLICS; encoded by the coding sequence TTGTGGCATCGCATTCAATTCTCGACGGGGCTGACCAACACCGTCACCATCCGGGATCAATGGACTGTCAGATGTCACCCAACCGCGAAAAAACACTTCGAAGTGTTTCAAGACGATCCCGTTCAGTCTGCCGAGTTGGACGCATTTCTCCAGAACTGTCCCCCCGGAATTCAACTTCTGGATATCGGTGCCCACTACGGATTCTTCGCCGCAGCGGCAATCAGATTCGGCGGACCAGCAGCAAGGGTTCTCTGCATTGAAGCGTCCCCGAAAGCCGCGAAAATCCTCCAAACCACCATCGCTCTCAACCAACTTGAGCATTGCGTCCAATCCATCAATGTCGCCATGGGACCTGAGGATGGTCTTTTGCCCATGCTAACCACCGGCCCCCTCGCCGGAGATTACTTTGTCGTCCCAGCGGAAACTCGCGCCGATGTCACCATGGTCCCCCAGCGAAGCCTCGCTTCGATCATTCAAGAAACAGGATTCTCCCCCACCCATATCAAATTCGACATTGAAGGTTTTGAATACGAAGTCATTGAAGCGGCCATTCAAACGCTTCAGCAACATCATCCCATTATCTTCCTTGAATTGCATGGCGATGCATTGCACGCTCGCGGAAAAAATCCCGGCGACGTCCTGCAAATGCTGCAAAATGCCGGCTACAATCATTTCTTGCTGAACGATTCGGAGATCACCGAAAAAGATCTTCATCACCTGGGTTTCAATTGTCGCTTAATTTGTTCCTAG
- a CDS encoding lipopolysaccharide biosynthesis protein, with the protein MLGLVMMPILLGHLPKEEVGLWLLLGQSWAVMGILDLGFGVVLTRRIALAKGKSGGDPDTPLTDQSLEEIADLIAIGRRVYRIMAGGVLVVSCSLGFFYLNNLELATVSHSTVWIAWIVLCLCQALNVWSSTWTCLLVGIGYVGWDALLATSINTLTLLAQIAAVLFGGGLIALASLATAGSLIQRLIIRGFCVKLNPRVFNLKGKWNPAAFVGIPNLALRAWLSTLGTVLVFNTDGFFIASASGADNIPAYRAAALVVLNLHILTSAFAQSSSVFISQLWQAGEVQEARRIIQRNLRIGTCFTLCGGAAILFAGESLFNLWLGPSNYVGPLVLGVLVMVIVLEQQSFIISTSCRATDHEPFAIWMMLGGILKLCLALPLIHKFGLLGLALSTIIAQLATAHWFVAKHGLRRIGIPFSSYLRSVTPTALGVVALTCGFCLLAKYTWQSSSDLAYFLSVCIASALALMLSSWIFILDGHQRRRFLTMLGLARFIDGVHYRP; encoded by the coding sequence GTGCTGGGTTTGGTGATGATGCCCATACTCCTGGGACATCTGCCGAAAGAAGAAGTCGGACTCTGGCTACTTTTGGGCCAAAGCTGGGCCGTCATGGGAATTCTTGACTTGGGATTCGGAGTGGTTTTAACCCGTCGAATCGCCCTCGCCAAAGGCAAAAGCGGCGGCGACCCGGACACCCCCTTAACTGATCAATCCCTTGAAGAAATTGCCGACCTCATCGCGATCGGTCGAAGAGTCTACCGGATTATGGCAGGGGGAGTTCTGGTTGTTTCGTGTTCACTCGGTTTCTTCTACTTAAACAATCTTGAACTTGCCACGGTCAGCCACAGCACCGTCTGGATCGCCTGGATCGTTCTTTGCCTGTGCCAGGCACTCAATGTATGGTCTTCCACCTGGACCTGCCTGCTGGTGGGCATAGGATACGTTGGATGGGATGCGTTGCTCGCCACGTCCATCAACACGTTGACTTTGCTGGCCCAGATTGCAGCGGTGTTGTTTGGTGGTGGATTGATCGCCTTGGCTTCGCTCGCCACGGCTGGATCCCTCATCCAGCGTCTCATCATCCGTGGTTTCTGCGTCAAACTTAACCCGCGCGTCTTCAATCTGAAAGGGAAGTGGAACCCCGCCGCATTCGTCGGAATTCCCAATCTCGCACTGAGGGCCTGGTTGTCCACCTTGGGGACGGTTCTGGTATTCAACACGGATGGGTTTTTCATTGCATCAGCATCCGGCGCAGACAACATCCCGGCCTACCGCGCCGCAGCCCTTGTTGTCCTCAATCTTCACATCCTCACCTCCGCATTTGCCCAGTCGTCGTCCGTGTTCATCAGTCAGTTGTGGCAGGCCGGCGAAGTTCAGGAAGCGCGGCGCATTATCCAAAGGAACTTGCGAATTGGCACTTGCTTCACGCTTTGCGGCGGCGCAGCCATCCTGTTTGCGGGAGAGTCTTTGTTCAACCTCTGGCTCGGGCCTTCCAACTACGTCGGTCCGCTGGTTTTAGGAGTTCTTGTGATGGTGATCGTTCTTGAACAACAATCTTTCATCATTTCAACCAGCTGCCGGGCTACCGATCACGAGCCTTTTGCCATCTGGATGATGCTCGGGGGAATTTTGAAACTATGTCTTGCCTTGCCGTTGATCCATAAGTTCGGATTGCTGGGCCTTGCCCTGTCAACCATCATCGCCCAACTGGCCACCGCTCATTGGTTCGTCGCCAAACATGGTCTGCGCAGAATCGGAATTCCATTCTCTTCTTACCTTAGATCGGTGACGCCAACTGCCCTTGGAGTCGTTGCTCTCACCTGTGGCTTCTGCTTGCTGGCGAAATACACGTGGCAGTCCAGTTCCGACCTCGCCTATTTCCTATCTGTCTGCATCGCTTCGGCTCTGGCCTTGATGTTATCGTCCTGGATTTTCATTCTTGATGGTCATCAACGCAGAAGATTCCTCACCATGCTCGGTCTAGCACGATTCATCGACGGTGTTCACTACCGGCCATGA
- the trpE gene encoding anthranilate synthase component I: MILRHLQPDFDTFKSRATQGNLVPVWVDLAADYETPLSAFQRLYDGRHGFLLESAELTQHSGRYSLLGSDPRLIFTARGSQITIEESGKTRSYTASSDPLLELETIMAAFQPAGPPPSPVFHGGSVGYLGYDMVRFFEPTLPPPPPDSLDVPEMVFMLADTVVIFDHKHRKLTVVANVFIPDHETLEAAYHWAGQRILQIVAKLEAPLQMKALQAFAPDSGKIDLDLKANTTQSEYEAMVTAGKEYIRAGDVFQFVPSQRFETDYTGSPLDLYRALRHVNPSPYMFCLCFPDGFSLVGSSPEVHVKCLDGQIEIRPIAGTRWRGATPGEDDALAEELLADPKERAEHIMLVDLARNDVGRVSEYGTVKVNELMIIERYSHVMHIVSNVTGTLAPGRSAYDVMRATFPAGTVSGSPKVRAMEIINELEKNKRGAYAGAVGYFGFDGGLDSCIALRTCVLKNGKAYVQAGAGVVADSDPTYEYNETVNKARGMLRALQRAKELA; this comes from the coding sequence ATGATCCTTCGTCATCTTCAGCCAGACTTCGACACCTTCAAAAGCCGCGCAACCCAGGGCAACCTGGTGCCGGTCTGGGTCGACCTCGCGGCCGATTACGAAACCCCCCTCTCCGCCTTTCAGCGACTCTACGACGGACGCCATGGTTTTCTCCTCGAATCCGCCGAACTTACCCAGCATTCGGGGCGTTATTCCCTGCTCGGCAGCGACCCCCGGCTCATCTTCACCGCCCGTGGCTCCCAGATCACCATCGAAGAATCGGGCAAAACTCGCAGCTACACCGCCTCCAGCGACCCCCTGCTCGAACTCGAAACCATCATGGCCGCGTTTCAACCCGCCGGTCCCCCGCCCTCTCCCGTATTCCATGGCGGTTCCGTCGGTTACCTCGGGTATGACATGGTGCGCTTTTTCGAGCCCACCCTTCCCCCGCCCCCTCCTGACAGCCTGGATGTCCCCGAGATGGTCTTCATGCTTGCCGACACCGTGGTCATCTTCGATCACAAACATCGCAAACTCACCGTCGTCGCCAACGTCTTCATCCCCGACCACGAAACCCTCGAAGCCGCCTACCACTGGGCTGGCCAGCGCATCCTGCAAATCGTCGCCAAGCTCGAAGCCCCGCTTCAAATGAAGGCCCTCCAAGCCTTTGCGCCCGACTCCGGCAAGATCGACCTCGACCTTAAGGCAAACACCACTCAATCCGAATACGAAGCCATGGTCACGGCCGGCAAGGAATACATCCGCGCCGGTGACGTCTTCCAGTTTGTCCCCTCCCAACGCTTCGAAACCGACTACACCGGCAGCCCGCTCGACCTCTATCGCGCCCTCCGTCACGTCAATCCGTCCCCCTACATGTTCTGCCTCTGCTTCCCCGACGGTTTCTCCCTCGTCGGCAGCTCCCCCGAGGTCCACGTCAAATGCCTCGACGGCCAGATCGAAATTCGCCCCATCGCCGGAACCCGCTGGAGAGGTGCCACCCCAGGCGAAGACGATGCCCTCGCTGAAGAACTTCTCGCCGACCCCAAAGAACGTGCCGAACACATCATGCTCGTCGACCTCGCCCGCAACGATGTTGGACGTGTCTCTGAATACGGCACCGTCAAGGTCAACGAACTCATGATCATCGAGCGCTACAGTCATGTCATGCACATCGTCTCCAACGTCACCGGCACCCTCGCCCCCGGGCGCAGTGCCTACGACGTGATGCGTGCCACCTTCCCCGCCGGAACCGTCAGCGGCTCCCCCAAAGTCCGCGCCATGGAAATCATCAACGAACTCGAAAAGAACAAACGCGGTGCCTACGCCGGAGCCGTTGGCTATTTCGGCTTTGATGGCGGCCTCGACAGCTGCATCGCCCTGCGCACCTGCGTTCTCAAAAATGGCAAAGCCTACGTCCAGGCCGGTGCCGGTGTCGTCGCCGACTCCGATCCCACCTACGAATACAACGAGACCGTCAACAAAGCCCGCGGCATGCTCCGCGCCCTCCAACGCGCCAAAGAACTCGCGTAA